A stretch of Nitrospira sp. DNA encodes these proteins:
- a CDS encoding MogA/MoaB family molybdenum cofactor biosynthesis protein has translation MASATHHEHKHHAPRSIGCMVITCSDTRTPETDTSGQLIQKLLKENGHSVAAYHLVKDEPAQIKGRIAEGIANDAVQAIIINGGTGISRRDSTFEAVDAMLEKRLDGFGEVFRYLTYQEIGSPAIMSRATAGIIKGRILFSTPGSENAVRLAMEKLILPELGHLVKELTK, from the coding sequence ATGGCCAGCGCAACCCATCATGAACACAAGCACCATGCACCCCGGTCCATCGGGTGCATGGTCATTACCTGCAGCGACACCCGCACGCCCGAAACGGATACGAGCGGCCAGCTCATCCAGAAACTGCTCAAGGAAAACGGCCACAGCGTCGCCGCCTACCATCTCGTGAAAGACGAGCCGGCGCAGATCAAGGGACGGATCGCCGAAGGGATTGCGAATGACGCGGTGCAAGCCATCATCATCAACGGCGGCACCGGCATCTCGCGGCGGGACTCCACGTTCGAGGCGGTCGATGCGATGCTGGAGAAACGGCTGGATGGATTCGGCGAAGTCTTTCGCTATCTGACCTATCAGGAGATCGGCTCACCGGCCATCATGAGCCGCGCCACCGCCGGCATCATCAAGGGCCGCATCCTCTTCTCCACCCCCGGATCAGAAAACGCCGTCCGCCTGGCGATGGAAAAGTTGATCCTCCCCGAACTCGGGCATCTGGTCAAAGAACTCACGAAGTAA
- a CDS encoding CBS domain-containing protein, whose translation MSTVAQIMTKRPKSIGPKTSIVSAAKTMRSARVGSLLVKKGKQLVGIVTDTDIVRRAVATSKPLGKLTVDKVMTTPLCTIEGNQPVDDAQEMMGDLGVRHLAVTKGGAIVGVVSVRDVMLSYRKYAQSKISTEVTYSEPKIGQD comes from the coding sequence ATGTCCACTGTTGCGCAGATCATGACGAAACGTCCGAAGTCTATCGGGCCCAAGACGTCGATTGTCAGCGCCGCCAAGACGATGCGCAGTGCGCGCGTCGGGTCGCTGCTGGTGAAGAAGGGGAAGCAGTTGGTCGGGATCGTGACGGATACCGACATCGTTCGCCGGGCTGTCGCTACCAGCAAGCCGCTGGGCAAGTTGACGGTCGATAAAGTGATGACGACGCCCCTCTGCACGATCGAGGGAAATCAGCCGGTGGATGATGCCCAGGAGATGATGGGCGATCTCGGTGTGCGCCATCTCGCGGTCACGAAGGGCGGAGCGATTGTCGGCGTGGTCTCGGTGCGGGATGTGATGTTGTCCTACCGGAAGTATGCCCAGTCGAAGATTTCAACCGAGGTGACGTACTCGGAACCGAAGATCGGGCAGGATTGA
- a CDS encoding zinc-binding dehydrogenase yields MKAVLFRAHGGPDKLSYEDVPLPSFGMEDVLVRVKACALNHLDIWIRQGNPAYPMPMPHVSGSDIAGIVEQVGAQVEGVTVGQKVFVSPGISCWKCEFCLSGRDNFCRTYSLIGAMMHGGYAEYVKVPFRNVLPMPENLSFEQAAAFPLVSVTASHMLFALAGLQHGETVLIMGGGSGVGTMAIQMAKLAGARVITTVGSDDKIPKAVVLGADAVINHSKEKVAERVKLLTEGHGVDVVIEHIGPEVWESCLQSLAKGGRLITCGATTGAEVKLDLRYIYSRQYTIRGSYMGTRAELVKAAELMGQKRLMSVIDRTYPLKEARAAQEQMLSRKFFGKIVLTV; encoded by the coding sequence ATGAAAGCGGTACTCTTTCGCGCGCATGGTGGGCCGGATAAGTTGTCGTATGAAGACGTGCCGCTGCCGTCGTTCGGGATGGAGGATGTGCTGGTGCGCGTTAAGGCCTGCGCGCTGAATCACCTCGATATCTGGATTCGCCAGGGGAATCCGGCCTATCCGATGCCGATGCCCCATGTGTCGGGGTCAGACATCGCCGGGATCGTGGAGCAGGTGGGGGCGCAGGTCGAGGGGGTGACGGTCGGGCAGAAAGTCTTTGTCTCGCCGGGGATCAGCTGTTGGAAGTGCGAGTTTTGCTTGTCCGGCCGGGATAACTTCTGCCGCACCTACAGCCTGATCGGCGCCATGATGCATGGCGGCTATGCGGAGTATGTGAAGGTGCCTTTCCGCAATGTGCTGCCGATGCCGGAGAATCTCTCGTTCGAGCAGGCGGCGGCCTTTCCACTCGTGTCCGTGACTGCGTCGCATATGTTGTTCGCGCTCGCGGGATTGCAGCATGGCGAGACGGTGCTGATCATGGGCGGCGGGAGCGGGGTGGGGACGATGGCCATTCAGATGGCCAAGCTGGCCGGAGCGCGGGTGATCACGACCGTCGGGTCGGACGACAAGATTCCCAAGGCGGTGGTGCTTGGCGCTGATGCTGTCATCAACCACTCCAAGGAAAAGGTGGCGGAGCGAGTGAAGCTGCTGACCGAAGGGCATGGGGTCGATGTGGTGATCGAACATATCGGACCCGAGGTCTGGGAGAGCTGTCTGCAGTCCCTCGCGAAGGGAGGGCGGTTGATTACCTGCGGCGCGACGACCGGCGCTGAGGTGAAGCTGGATCTCCGGTATATCTACTCCCGCCAGTATACGATCAGAGGATCCTACATGGGCACGCGGGCGGAACTCGTAAAGGCGGCGGAGCTGATGGGGCAGAAGCGTCTGATGTCGGTGATCGATCGCACCTATCCGCTGAAAGAGGCGAGAGCGGCGCAAGAGCAGATGTTGTCTCGCAAGTTCTTCGGGAAGATTGTACTGACAGTGTGA
- a CDS encoding PhzF family phenazine biosynthesis protein, whose translation MPDRRSLKFYQADVFTSQPFGGNPVAVFPEADGLSDDQLQQIAREMNLSETVFVFPPTDKAAVARLRIFTPTQEIPFAGHPVLGTFFVLAELGIIPVKDSVIRVMQECNIGLFPVELQAEDGLVERVVMTQPKPEFLGPVEETEDLYKVASALGLAKHVIADTKWPIEVVSTGLPVMIVPVRTLTAVRSIRPDASAITDVCRRFGANGIMVYTTVTVEPSSTVHARMFAPAIGILEDPATGSASGALGAYLVQNGVVDVAPTTEIIVEQGYAIDRPSRIFVQVDSDDDIIQTVKVGGQCVMVVEGTLKF comes from the coding sequence ATGCCTGATCGCCGCTCGCTCAAGTTCTACCAAGCCGACGTCTTTACCTCCCAGCCGTTCGGTGGCAATCCGGTGGCCGTCTTTCCCGAGGCCGACGGGCTGTCCGACGATCAGCTGCAACAAATCGCCCGGGAGATGAATCTCTCCGAGACCGTCTTCGTCTTTCCCCCGACGGACAAGGCCGCGGTGGCGCGGCTGCGCATCTTTACCCCCACGCAGGAGATTCCCTTTGCCGGCCATCCGGTGCTGGGCACGTTCTTCGTGCTGGCCGAGTTGGGGATCATTCCCGTGAAAGATTCGGTGATCCGCGTCATGCAGGAGTGCAACATCGGGCTGTTCCCGGTTGAGCTCCAAGCGGAGGATGGTCTGGTGGAGCGGGTCGTGATGACGCAGCCCAAGCCGGAGTTCCTGGGCCCGGTGGAGGAGACGGAAGATCTCTACAAGGTCGCCAGCGCGCTGGGGCTGGCCAAGCATGTGATCGCCGATACGAAGTGGCCGATCGAAGTGGTCTCCACCGGGCTGCCGGTGATGATCGTGCCGGTGCGGACGCTCACGGCGGTGCGGTCGATCCGTCCCGATGCCTCGGCCATTACGGATGTGTGCCGGCGATTCGGCGCGAACGGCATCATGGTGTACACGACCGTGACGGTGGAGCCCTCCTCCACGGTGCACGCGCGCATGTTTGCTCCGGCCATCGGGATTCTCGAAGATCCTGCGACGGGCAGCGCGAGCGGTGCGCTGGGGGCCTATCTGGTGCAGAACGGTGTGGTGGACGTGGCGCCGACGACGGAGATCATTGTCGAGCAGGGCTACGCCATCGACCGGCCCTCGCGTATTTTCGTGCAGGTGGATTCGGACGACGACATTATTCAGACGGTCAAGGTGGGCGGGCAGTGTGTGATGGTGGTGGAAGGAACTTTGAAATTCTAG
- a CDS encoding radical SAM protein codes for MSSSGLVQIDGLSPIKKEDRKTSKVMLLFPPEWVPTAPYLALPSLTAVLREAGHTVVQRDINIEMYDHFFTMEFLIWVKGRLGMQLKPLQDKEKAGTLTDREADQKAVLEQAYAVDVFDLAERAEDAKLIVRGERFYEAEKLEGALNCFREAMQYISAAYYPASLVFYPMESNLGYRPGVSKEVFACLDDEQVNVYRDICNQLVLPSVAKEKPDVVGVSIGTQMQLLAGLTFCKMIKETFPHIKVVVGGNVITRLQEELPHHERFFTEVFDAAILYEGEHALLWYIEALNGQRAMESVPNLMYRHADGVKQSKEVYTEKTAALPLPDFDGLPLDRYFVPELIIPYLATRGCYWGRCTFCDHGQGYFDQYRGMTAQHVIEQVTALRDKYNCRHFLFSDESYPPALFKKVSQLLVEHNVGIKWTTLIRFEETLQDQAIWDLAAKAGCCTLYYGMESANERVLNLMDKHAKKSVIQNNLHQAAKAGIWNHVMAFYGFPGETRDEALETRQFVIDNQPVIHSVELFYFVAYRHTPMVRNPEKFGITIHKQEEYDLPLDYYYTLNEPSTLSCLDAMQLCEEFYKNDFQPWAVRVNSREHVFLYISKFGTNKLPQIYAKQQVAVGAAEGVSGLVTWPVAQPEGDEGMSRVTSHDVS; via the coding sequence ATGAGTAGCTCCGGTCTCGTACAGATAGACGGTTTGTCGCCGATCAAGAAAGAGGATCGGAAGACCTCCAAGGTGATGCTGCTGTTTCCGCCCGAGTGGGTGCCGACGGCGCCCTATCTGGCGCTGCCGTCGCTGACGGCGGTGTTGCGCGAAGCCGGTCATACGGTCGTGCAGCGCGACATCAACATCGAGATGTACGACCACTTCTTCACCATGGAGTTCCTGATCTGGGTGAAGGGCCGTCTGGGCATGCAGCTCAAGCCGCTGCAAGATAAGGAAAAGGCCGGGACGCTCACGGACCGCGAGGCGGATCAGAAGGCTGTGTTGGAGCAGGCCTATGCGGTGGATGTGTTCGATCTGGCCGAGCGGGCGGAAGACGCCAAGCTGATCGTGCGCGGCGAACGGTTTTACGAAGCCGAGAAGCTGGAAGGCGCGCTGAATTGCTTCCGCGAGGCGATGCAGTATATTTCCGCCGCCTACTATCCGGCCTCCCTCGTCTTCTATCCGATGGAAAGCAACCTGGGCTACAGGCCCGGCGTCTCGAAAGAAGTCTTTGCCTGTCTCGACGACGAGCAGGTGAATGTCTACCGCGATATCTGTAATCAGCTCGTGCTGCCGTCGGTCGCCAAGGAGAAGCCGGACGTGGTTGGCGTGTCCATCGGTACGCAGATGCAGCTGCTGGCGGGCCTGACCTTCTGCAAGATGATCAAGGAGACCTTCCCGCACATCAAGGTGGTGGTCGGGGGGAACGTGATCACGCGGCTGCAGGAAGAGCTGCCGCATCACGAGCGGTTTTTTACCGAGGTGTTCGATGCGGCGATCCTCTACGAAGGCGAGCATGCGCTGCTCTGGTACATCGAGGCGCTGAACGGCCAGCGGGCGATGGAGTCGGTGCCGAACCTCATGTATCGCCATGCCGACGGGGTGAAGCAGAGCAAGGAAGTCTATACGGAGAAGACGGCGGCCCTCCCGCTGCCGGATTTCGACGGCCTGCCGCTGGACCGCTACTTCGTGCCGGAGCTGATCATTCCCTATCTCGCGACGCGCGGCTGCTACTGGGGCCGCTGCACGTTCTGCGACCACGGACAGGGCTACTTCGATCAATATCGCGGGATGACGGCGCAGCATGTGATCGAGCAGGTGACGGCGCTGCGCGACAAGTACAACTGCCGGCATTTTCTTTTCAGCGACGAGTCCTATCCGCCGGCTTTGTTCAAGAAAGTTTCGCAGCTGCTGGTGGAGCACAACGTCGGCATCAAGTGGACGACGCTGATCCGCTTTGAGGAGACGCTGCAAGATCAGGCCATCTGGGATCTCGCCGCCAAGGCCGGCTGCTGCACGCTCTATTACGGCATGGAGTCGGCGAACGAGCGTGTGCTGAATCTCATGGACAAGCACGCGAAGAAGAGCGTGATCCAGAACAACCTCCACCAGGCGGCGAAGGCGGGGATTTGGAATCATGTAATGGCCTTCTACGGCTTCCCCGGCGAGACGCGCGACGAGGCACTGGAAACGCGCCAGTTCGTCATCGACAACCAGCCGGTGATCCATTCCGTGGAACTGTTCTACTTCGTGGCCTATCGGCACACGCCGATGGTGCGCAATCCGGAGAAGTTCGGCATCACGATCCACAAGCAGGAGGAGTACGACCTGCCGCTGGACTACTACTACACGCTGAACGAGCCGAGCACCCTCTCCTGCCTCGACGCGATGCAGCTTTGCGAAGAATTCTACAAGAACGATTTTCAGCCCTGGGCGGTGCGGGTGAACTCCCGCGAGCACGTCTTTCTCTATATCTCCAAGTTCGGGACGAACAAGCTGCCGCAGATTTACGCCAAGCAGCAGGTGGCGGTCGGCGCGGCTGAAGGGGTGTCAGGTCTCGTTACCTGGCCGGTAGCGCAGCCGGAGGGAGATGAGGGGATGAGTCGGGTCACGAGCCACGATGTTTCGTGA
- a CDS encoding radical SAM protein, translating to MRIEYSKGERASKELILLNRQSFEASSGRKMKVMLIFPPDWFPSEPYLSLPSLTAVLRQAGHTVIQKDINLEMWDWYFSEDFLKKVLRRVPQQLDRLRKLSKKRDLDANEMDLQLALCDVTRQRIDELIKKAEKAKAIIRGEVFYEIDQLEWAIQVFREVTAVISMVYAPARICMPPMETDLSYKVFVSSEVMEAVNDEQVNIYRDVFEHLVKPAIEQAQPDVIGISIVLQQQMFSTMTFCALIKQHFPHIHITIGGNTVTRLRDVLPQSPLFQYFDSAVVYEGETAFVQLVSAVGAKRSLAEVPNTIYKDATGVHTSATSFAEDMHALPPPDFDGLPLEKYFVPTKILPYLATRGCYWGRCEFCDHGEGYTAGYRTKKIQDILGEIQHLRDKYGAKHFHFTDESYPPALFRKLTRGLIDSKMDIFWTTHMRFEKSLLEDQVWQDAKESGCKYLHFGYESGNERVLKLMDKATTTAIMTEHLKRTAEAGIWNHCMGFFGFPGETKEEAWSSVEFLEQNKEHVHSLGFGTFDLGRHNPVAKHPDKWGVTAYKNPEWDLALDYYYTVKNGMSIEEAERVFEQFERNHYSGWDLRLYIREYIFLYIAKFGLEKLRDLQYQAAKIAGHTPTLAGKM from the coding sequence ATGCGCATTGAGTATTCGAAGGGCGAGCGGGCTTCCAAAGAACTGATTCTCCTGAATCGTCAGAGTTTTGAAGCTAGCAGCGGCCGGAAGATGAAGGTCATGCTGATCTTCCCGCCGGACTGGTTTCCCTCCGAACCCTATCTGAGCCTTCCCTCCCTTACCGCTGTCCTCCGTCAGGCCGGTCATACCGTCATCCAAAAAGACATCAACCTCGAAATGTGGGACTGGTACTTCAGCGAGGACTTTTTGAAGAAAGTCCTGCGCCGGGTGCCGCAGCAACTTGACCGGCTCCGGAAGCTCTCCAAGAAGCGGGATCTGGACGCCAACGAGATGGATTTGCAGCTGGCGCTTTGCGATGTGACTAGGCAGCGGATCGATGAATTGATCAAGAAAGCGGAGAAGGCGAAGGCAATTATCCGCGGAGAAGTCTTCTACGAAATCGACCAGTTAGAGTGGGCCATTCAAGTGTTCCGCGAAGTGACTGCGGTCATTTCGATGGTCTATGCCCCGGCGCGGATCTGCATGCCGCCGATGGAGACGGATCTGTCCTATAAGGTCTTCGTCTCCTCCGAAGTGATGGAGGCGGTGAACGACGAACAGGTCAATATCTACCGCGATGTGTTCGAGCATCTGGTGAAGCCGGCGATTGAGCAGGCCCAGCCGGACGTGATCGGGATCTCGATCGTTCTGCAGCAGCAGATGTTCTCCACCATGACCTTCTGTGCCCTCATCAAGCAGCACTTCCCCCATATCCACATCACGATCGGCGGCAATACGGTCACGCGCCTGCGCGATGTGCTGCCGCAGTCGCCCCTGTTCCAATACTTCGACAGCGCCGTGGTCTATGAAGGGGAGACGGCCTTCGTCCAGCTGGTCTCGGCGGTGGGGGCGAAGCGGAGCCTGGCCGAGGTGCCCAACACGATCTATAAGGACGCCACCGGCGTCCATACCTCCGCGACTAGCTTTGCGGAAGACATGCATGCGCTGCCTCCGCCGGATTTTGACGGATTGCCGCTGGAGAAGTATTTCGTCCCGACGAAGATTCTGCCCTATCTGGCGACGCGCGGCTGCTACTGGGGCCGCTGCGAGTTCTGCGACCATGGCGAGGGCTATACCGCCGGCTATCGGACGAAGAAGATTCAGGACATTCTCGGCGAAATCCAGCACCTGCGCGACAAGTACGGGGCGAAGCATTTCCATTTCACCGACGAGTCCTATCCGCCGGCGCTCTTCCGCAAGCTGACGCGCGGGTTGATCGACAGCAAGATGGACATCTTCTGGACGACACACATGCGGTTCGAGAAGAGTTTGCTTGAGGATCAAGTTTGGCAGGATGCGAAGGAGTCTGGCTGCAAGTATCTCCACTTCGGCTACGAGTCGGGGAACGAGCGGGTGCTGAAGCTGATGGACAAGGCCACGACGACCGCCATCATGACCGAGCATTTGAAACGCACCGCTGAAGCGGGCATCTGGAACCACTGCATGGGCTTCTTCGGCTTTCCCGGCGAGACGAAGGAAGAGGCCTGGTCGTCGGTGGAGTTCCTAGAGCAGAACAAAGAGCATGTGCATTCGCTGGGGTTCGGCACGTTCGACCTGGGCCGGCATAACCCGGTGGCGAAGCATCCGGATAAGTGGGGCGTGACGGCCTACAAGAACCCCGAGTGGGACTTGGCGCTCGACTACTATTACACGGTGAAGAACGGGATGAGCATCGAAGAGGCCGAGCGGGTGTTCGAACAATTCGAGCGGAACCATTATTCCGGCTGGGACCTGCGGCTCTATATCCGGGAATATATCTTTCTCTATATCGCCAAGTTCGGCTTGGAGAAGTTGCGGGATCTGCAATATCAAGCCGCCAAGATTGCCGGGCATACGCCGACGCTGGCGGGGAAGATGTGA
- a CDS encoding type II toxin-antitoxin system RelE/ParE family toxin, which translates to MIESFKHKGLARFFEDDDRRKLPASQIDKIARILARLNEAMIVQDMGLPGYRLHPLKGELAGFWSVTVSGNWRIVFRFENGSAFDVDLIDYH; encoded by the coding sequence GTGATCGAGAGTTTCAAGCACAAGGGGCTTGCAAGATTCTTTGAGGACGATGACCGGCGAAAATTACCGGCATCACAGATTGACAAGATTGCCCGCATCCTGGCGCGGCTAAATGAAGCGATGATCGTGCAAGACATGGGGCTGCCAGGCTATCGGCTCCACCCCTTAAAGGGAGAGCTGGCAGGCTTCTGGTCCGTAACTGTATCCGGCAATTGGCGGATTGTGTTTCGATTTGAGAATGGCAGCGCCTTCGACGTAGATCTGATTGACTACCATTAA
- a CDS encoding HigA family addiction module antitoxin encodes MRMKNPPHPGLAVRHDCLEPLGLSVTEGAKVLGVTRQAMNNLVSGKAGISAEMAIRLEKAFGGGAETWLRMQAAYDLAQVEKQVGKIKVRRVKDALVST; translated from the coding sequence ATGCGTATGAAGAACCCTCCCCATCCAGGCTTGGCGGTGCGGCATGATTGCCTCGAACCGCTTGGCCTCTCTGTGACCGAAGGCGCCAAGGTACTGGGTGTCACCCGGCAGGCCATGAACAACTTGGTCAGCGGCAAGGCCGGGATTTCGGCAGAAATGGCGATCCGTCTTGAAAAAGCCTTTGGCGGCGGCGCGGAGACCTGGTTGCGGATGCAGGCGGCTTACGACCTGGCGCAAGTGGAGAAACAGGTTGGGAAGATTAAGGTCCGGCGCGTCAAAGACGCATTGGTATCGACATAA
- a CDS encoding PKD domain-containing protein has translation MKHPLFRFLLVLLVAKGLIAVDATPSHALGLFGSQTDTFCQSYNGTTPYADQSCALCHVNGVPPALNSTGTLFKNNGFAPSAAMCPVKNTAPIANAGPNQTVALGTTVTLNGTGSSDVDGNPLTYQWSFVSQPAGSGATLANPTTAKPTFLAGMAGQYVVQLIVNDGLVNSLPATVTISTSNTAPVANAGPNQTARMGATVTLDGSGSTDADGNSLTYQWAFVSVPTGSAATLMGPATVKPTFVADKAGDYLVRLIVNDGTVNSAPATVTITTTNTAPVANAGPDQAATVGSTITLDGSGSTDVDGNPLTYDWMFVSVPTGSTATFSNPTAAKPTFVADRAGQYVAQLIVNDGMVNSLPDTVTITTTAVNLAPVANAGPDQTVPAGSTVQLDGSASADADGNVLRYQWALTVKPTGSRATLSNATTMMASVIADVAGQYVVQLTVNDGMVNSAPDTVTITTLGGNTAPVANAGPDQTVQTGMVVTLDGSLSRDADGNPLTFLWALTTKPIGSTAVLSNPGAMRPTFTADLSGEYIAQLIVNDGTVSSMPDTVMIKTSTIPQASGVYIQRAKWTASTGKLTVVGRAPKNATVQILDADSGTLLTTVLAGDTGRFRAFITPMPFVPCAVQATANGLSSEMTPVAGAPTNCGVNGGAPAVQKGGQKRMSR, from the coding sequence ATGAAACACCCGCTGTTCCGTTTCCTCTTGGTCCTCCTGGTGGCCAAGGGTTTGATCGCGGTTGATGCGACGCCCAGCCATGCACTGGGGTTGTTCGGCTCACAAACTGATACGTTTTGCCAGTCGTACAACGGCACGACCCCGTACGCCGATCAAAGCTGCGCGCTCTGCCATGTCAACGGAGTGCCTCCAGCCTTAAACAGTACGGGGACCTTGTTTAAAAATAATGGGTTCGCACCTTCAGCTGCGATGTGTCCGGTCAAGAACACCGCGCCAATCGCCAATGCGGGTCCGAATCAAACGGTCGCGCTTGGCACGACGGTCACGCTAAACGGCACGGGATCCAGCGACGTCGATGGCAATCCTCTGACGTACCAGTGGTCGTTTGTATCCCAGCCGGCAGGCAGTGGCGCTACGCTTGCCAACCCGACTACAGCCAAGCCGACGTTTCTGGCTGGCATGGCTGGACAATATGTCGTCCAGCTCATCGTCAATGACGGGCTTGTGAACAGCCTGCCGGCAACCGTGACGATCAGCACGTCCAATACGGCACCGGTGGCCAATGCGGGGCCGAATCAGACGGCCAGAATGGGAGCCACCGTAACGCTCGATGGCAGTGGATCGACGGATGCAGATGGCAATTCACTCACCTACCAGTGGGCATTTGTCTCCGTGCCAACCGGAAGTGCCGCAACGCTGATGGGGCCCGCCACCGTCAAGCCGACCTTCGTGGCGGATAAAGCGGGGGACTATCTGGTGCGGCTCATTGTGAACGATGGAACGGTGAATAGCGCTCCAGCGACCGTGACGATCACCACGACTAACACGGCACCGGTGGCCAACGCCGGCCCTGATCAGGCGGCCACGGTTGGCTCAACGATCACTTTGGACGGGAGTGGGTCAACCGATGTGGATGGCAATCCCTTGACCTACGACTGGATGTTCGTCTCCGTGCCGACGGGAAGCACCGCGACCTTCTCGAACCCGACGGCCGCAAAGCCGACATTCGTCGCTGACAGAGCTGGCCAATACGTGGCCCAGTTGATCGTCAATGATGGCATGGTCAATAGCTTACCCGATACTGTGACGATCACCACGACCGCCGTGAATCTGGCACCGGTCGCCAATGCCGGTCCGGATCAGACGGTCCCTGCCGGGTCAACGGTTCAATTGGATGGGAGCGCCTCCGCAGACGCTGACGGCAATGTGCTGCGCTATCAGTGGGCCCTGACCGTCAAGCCGACAGGGAGCAGGGCGACTCTGTCGAACGCGACGACCATGATGGCGAGTGTCATCGCCGATGTGGCCGGACAGTACGTGGTCCAGTTGACCGTCAATGATGGCATGGTCAACAGCGCGCCGGATACGGTCACCATTACGACGCTGGGAGGCAACACGGCGCCAGTCGCCAATGCCGGCCCAGATCAAACCGTGCAAACGGGGATGGTGGTGACCTTGGATGGCAGCCTGTCCAGAGATGCCGACGGGAATCCGCTGACATTCCTGTGGGCCTTGACGACGAAACCGATCGGCAGCACCGCGGTGCTGTCCAATCCCGGCGCCATGCGGCCGACGTTTACGGCAGATCTGAGCGGCGAATATATCGCCCAGCTCATCGTCAACGATGGAACAGTATCCAGCATGCCGGATACGGTCATGATCAAAACCAGCACGATTCCACAGGCCTCAGGCGTCTATATCCAACGGGCCAAGTGGACTGCGAGCACGGGCAAACTCACGGTGGTCGGACGGGCGCCGAAGAATGCGACCGTTCAGATCCTCGATGCGGACAGTGGCACGTTGCTCACGACGGTGTTAGCGGGGGATACGGGGCGCTTCCGGGCCTTTATTACCCCCATGCCGTTTGTGCCATGCGCCGTCCAAGCCACGGCGAATGGGTTGTCCAGTGAGATGACACCCGTCGCAGGGGCGCCGACGAACTGTGGCGTGAACGGCGGAGCCCCTGCCGTGCAGAAAGGCGGGCAAAAGCGGATGAGTCGATAG
- a CDS encoding flavodoxin family protein, producing the protein MRALLLNGAIGPDSRLSRCETYLVRALKERGAQVDVRRMLEISVAWCQGCFECWVHTPGLCKIDDAGRSIAESFAQSDIVIYLTPVTFGGYSSELKKALDRILGVLLPFFTRIDGEVHHPQRYAHRLTIGVVATFDRPDAEAEVTLRTLVARNAINFAAQPHAVAVLEGPPDERRELAVCTALLDQMTTPPSVKTPAHIDDVDHLLPALPCAGDTAAPPQHALLLVGSAKPRGTSTSETLGREMLARLEARGIATTTRWGQHDAHSAHGLAALTADTRAHDLLLIATPLYIDSLPSLVTRSLEAIAADRRSLTSPPPLTVALLVNCGFPEARHCSVAAAISALFARETGARWAGALQLGGGGTISGRSLNEAGQVVHHLSAALDEACARLAEGRAIPPDAMAAFRKPLMPTTLYMAAGNAGWLWTAAHEGTLTKLWQRPYTETH; encoded by the coding sequence ATGCGTGCACTCCTCCTCAACGGAGCGATCGGTCCTGATTCGCGCCTTTCACGATGCGAAACCTACCTAGTGCGCGCACTCAAAGAGCGCGGCGCACAGGTCGATGTGCGGCGGATGCTCGAGATCTCCGTAGCCTGGTGCCAGGGCTGCTTTGAGTGCTGGGTCCATACGCCCGGTCTCTGCAAGATCGACGATGCCGGCCGCAGTATTGCCGAGTCCTTCGCGCAGAGCGATATCGTGATCTATCTCACCCCGGTGACGTTCGGCGGGTATTCGTCCGAACTCAAGAAGGCGCTGGACCGGATTCTCGGCGTCCTCCTCCCCTTCTTCACACGGATCGACGGCGAGGTGCATCACCCGCAGCGATACGCACACCGCCTGACGATCGGCGTCGTGGCCACATTCGACCGCCCAGATGCTGAAGCCGAGGTCACACTGCGCACACTCGTGGCCCGAAATGCGATCAACTTTGCGGCCCAGCCGCACGCGGTCGCGGTCCTTGAAGGGCCTCCCGATGAGAGGCGTGAATTGGCCGTCTGCACGGCACTCCTCGACCAGATGACGACGCCACCATCCGTGAAAACACCCGCGCACATTGACGATGTGGATCACCTTCTCCCGGCATTGCCCTGCGCAGGGGACACCGCAGCCCCTCCACAACACGCGTTGCTGCTGGTGGGGAGCGCCAAGCCGCGCGGCACCAGCACCTCGGAAACGCTGGGGCGCGAGATGCTGGCGCGCCTCGAGGCCCGCGGCATCGCCACCACCACGCGGTGGGGCCAGCACGATGCTCACTCGGCGCATGGGCTTGCCGCGCTCACCGCTGACACGCGCGCGCACGACCTGCTGCTTATCGCGACGCCCCTGTACATCGACTCGCTGCCATCGCTTGTTACCCGATCGCTTGAAGCCATTGCCGCCGATCGACGGTCTCTCACCTCGCCGCCGCCGCTCACCGTCGCACTGCTCGTCAACTGTGGCTTCCCCGAAGCACGGCATTGTTCCGTGGCAGCGGCCATTTCTGCGCTCTTTGCTCGTGAAACCGGCGCGCGCTGGGCTGGGGCGTTGCAACTCGGTGGCGGCGGGACCATCAGCGGGCGCTCGCTGAACGAAGCTGGACAGGTGGTCCACCATCTATCCGCCGCACTCGACGAGGCTTGTGCACGACTCGCTGAGGGGCGTGCCATCCCGCCTGACGCCATGGCAGCCTTCCGAAAGCCTCTCATGCCCACGACGCTCTACATGGCTGCTGGCAATGCCGGATGGCTCTGGACGGCTGCGCACGAGGGAACGCTCACGAAGCTGTGGCAGCGCCCGTATACCGAAACACATTAG